One Brassica oleracea var. oleracea cultivar TO1000 chromosome C7, BOL, whole genome shotgun sequence genomic window carries:
- the LOC106301993 gene encoding transcription initiation factor TFIID subunit 4-like isoform X4: protein MDPSLLKLLEEDDEDESMHSKEDVDAFQASLIREIEGGNHSWSQQFAAWNNGITQDANTNKLHILESTQMKEQQQQSVLGSQDRELKPEDESPVQHNHNLPQYHLQPGGLSENPSHVPQASDLQSRNNSVSTEPENPQPLYMKLQSISVQRAHGLEQPVGSVNLGPTQLQVGELFRLLRPQVDKDRGTQLNTLFYKFKSNEVTKESFLRQARNILGERMILWAVRKLQQQQGNKGVKVPDGPNHCREPFTSADQSLIQSLTEGISAKKSDTCGSHDNQLHSTSSDTLSSSASVHGLHNSERPVSVNGPAMVHGGHIFPNQNNSSLPLNPAPCQGSVTKDQTMSNDQTVAHVKQKLTDQSFDQVRKPCPVVRQDVSNVPMEQRNGNPRRSDDDLLKQSSEMVLSAPTTHANFASPSVKTQLDSSTMVNFSAPAATILPGTIVRTTQGQKKTLEAQGSSLPPLSKRQKLCETSLAGSDKKFNDVTELSGINLMEEERELLSSLPKKDSRVFKSFRRVVHEEEGRTILQKVPLQRKLAEIMAKSGIKHIKDDVERCLSLCVEERMRVLLSNIIRTSKQRTNPEKCRNRICITSDIRKQINEMNQKEKDEQERKHGGEEKLKNDTAKEDKRSEQVKIRSKPKRELRLQMMLPLHPLEEIMCFRNGNLWQKHVRNLLQRQEETPKNFLVVKD, encoded by the exons ATGGATCCCTCCCTTTTGAAGCTCCTCGAAGAAGATGACGAG GATGAATCTATGCACTCGAAGGAAGACGTCGACGCCTTCCAGGCCTCTCTGATTCGAGAAATCGAAG GAGGAAATCATTCTTGGAGTCAGCAGTTTGCAGCATGGAATAATGGTATTACTCAAGATGCTAATACCAATAAGCTCCATATCCTTGAGAGCACTCAGATGAAAGAGCAACAACAACAATCTGTTTTAGGGAGTCAAGACCGAGAATTAAAGCCAGAAGATGAATCACCCGTACAGCACAACCACAACCTGCCTCAGTACCATCTACAACCAGGTGGACTCTCTGAGAATCCTTCCCATGTTCCCCAAGCAAGTGACTTGCAGTCTAGGAACAACTCTGTTAGTACTGAACCAGAAAACCCCCAACCTCTGTATATGAAACTGCAAAGCATAAGTGTTCAACGGGCTCATGGGTTGGAACAACCTGTTGGCTCTGTAAATCTTGGTCCAACACAACTACAAGTCGGTGAATTGTTTCGTCTATTGAGACCCCAAGTTGACAAAGATAGAGGGACGCAGCTCAATACACTGTTTTATAAATTCAAG AGTAACGAAGTTACAAAGGAAAGTTTCTTACGACAAGCAAGGAATATTTTAGGTGAACGAATGATCTTATGGGCAGTTAGGAAACTGCAACAACAG CAGGGAAACAAGGGGGTCAAAGTACCTGATGGCCCAAACCATTGCAGAGAGCCCTTTACTTCTGCTG ACCAATCCCTGATACAATCTTTAACTGAAGGCATCAGTGCTAAAAAATCTGACACTTGTGGAAGTCATGATAACCAACTACATTCAACAAGTTCGGACACCTTAAGCAGTTCAGCTAGTGTGCACGGATTACACAATTCTGAGAGACCAGTTTCTGTGAATGGTCCAGCTATGGTTCATGGTGGCCATATATTCCCCAACCAAAATAACTCATCCTTGCCTCTAAATCCGGCTCCTTGCCAAGGATCAGTCACCAAGGACCAGACAATGAGCAATGATCAGACAGTGGCCCACGTGAAGCAGAAATTGACTGATCAAAGCTTTGATCAGGTACGGAAGCCTTGTCCTGTGGTGCGGCAAGACGTGTCTAATGTTCCAATGGAACAGAGGAATGGTAACCCAAGGAGGTCAGATGATGACTTACTGAAGCAATCATCTGAAATGGTTTTATCAGCACCTACCACCCATGCAAACTTTGCCTCTCCTTCAGTGAAAACACAGCTGGACTCTAGCACAATG GTTAATTTCTCTGCCCCAGCTGCGACCATTCTCCCAGGAACTATTGTTAGAACGACACAAGGTCAGAAAAAAACTTTGGAGGCACAAGGTTCTTCGCTACCACCATTGAG TAAGAGGCAAAAACTATGTGAAACTTCTTTAGCTGGAAGTGATAAAAAGTTCAATGATGTTACTGAACTCAGTGGCATCAATCTTATG GAAGAGGAAAGAGAATTATTATCTTCTCTACCTAAAAAGGACAGTCGTGTTTTCAAATCATTTCGAAGAGTTGTGCATGAAGAAGAAGGAAGAACGATTTTGCAGAAAGTTCCACTACAGAGGAAGCTGGCAGAAATTA TGGCAAAAAGTGGTATAAAGCATATCAAGGATGATGTTGAGCGGTGCTTGTCTCTG TGTGTGGAGGAAAGGATGCGTGTATTGTTGTCTAATATAATCCGGACTTCAAAGCAG CGGACTAATCCCGAGAAGTGTAGAAATCGGATTTGTATCACATCTGATATCCGGAAACAAATCAACGAAATGAATCAGAAGGAAAAAGATGAACAGGAAAGGAAACATGGTGGAGAAGAAAAGCTTAAG AATGATACTGCAAAAGAAGATAAACGTTCAGAGCAAGTGAAG ATAAGGAGCAAGCCGAAAAGAGAGCTAAGGCTGCAAATGATGCTGCCCTTGCATCCGTTGGAGGAGATAATGTGTTTTCGAAATGGAAACTTATGGCAGAAGCACGTCAGAAACCTTCTTCAGAGACAAGAAGAAACGCCAAAAAACTTTCTG GTGGTCAAAGATTAG
- the LOC106301993 gene encoding transcription initiation factor TFIID subunit 4-like isoform X2, translating into MDPSLLKLLEEDDEDESMHSKEDVDAFQASLIREIEGGNHSWSQQFAAWNNGITQDANTNKLHILESTQMKEQQQQSVLGSQDRELKPEDESPVQHNHNLPQYHLQPGGLSENPSHVPQASDLQSRNNSVSTEPENPQPLYMKLQSISVQRAHGLEQPVGSVNLGPTQLQVGELFRLLRPQVDKDRGTQLNTLFYKFKSNEVTKESFLRQARNILGERMILWAVRKLQQQGNKGVKVPDGPNHCREPFTSADQSLIQSLTEGISAKKSDTCGSHDNQLHSTSSDTLSSSASVHGLHNSERPVSVNGPAMVHGGHIFPNQNNSSLPLNPAPCQGSVTKDQTMSNDQTVAHVKQKLTDQSFDQVRKPCPVVRQDVSNVPMEQRNGNPRRSDDDLLKQSSEMVLSAPTTHANFASPSVKTQLDSSTMVNFSAPAATILPGTIVRTTQGQKKTLEAQGSSLPPLSKRQKLCETSLAGSDKKFNDVTELSGINLMEEERELLSSLPKKDSRVFKSFRRVVHEEEGRTILQKVPLQRKLAEIMAKSGIKHIKDDVERCLSLCVEERMRVLLSNIIRTSKQRTNPEKCRNRICITSDIRKQINEMNQKEKDEQERKHGGEEKLKNDTAKEDKRSEQVKADKEQAEKRAKAANDAALASVGGDNVFSKWKLMAEARQKPSSETRRNAKKLSGGQRLGKKNHGSPKVVRSISVKDVIAVVEKEPQMSRSTLLYRLYDRICSYVPTQDKTEKLLISKTSLSNIFVSSYSAVSDTITKS; encoded by the exons ATGGATCCCTCCCTTTTGAAGCTCCTCGAAGAAGATGACGAG GATGAATCTATGCACTCGAAGGAAGACGTCGACGCCTTCCAGGCCTCTCTGATTCGAGAAATCGAAG GAGGAAATCATTCTTGGAGTCAGCAGTTTGCAGCATGGAATAATGGTATTACTCAAGATGCTAATACCAATAAGCTCCATATCCTTGAGAGCACTCAGATGAAAGAGCAACAACAACAATCTGTTTTAGGGAGTCAAGACCGAGAATTAAAGCCAGAAGATGAATCACCCGTACAGCACAACCACAACCTGCCTCAGTACCATCTACAACCAGGTGGACTCTCTGAGAATCCTTCCCATGTTCCCCAAGCAAGTGACTTGCAGTCTAGGAACAACTCTGTTAGTACTGAACCAGAAAACCCCCAACCTCTGTATATGAAACTGCAAAGCATAAGTGTTCAACGGGCTCATGGGTTGGAACAACCTGTTGGCTCTGTAAATCTTGGTCCAACACAACTACAAGTCGGTGAATTGTTTCGTCTATTGAGACCCCAAGTTGACAAAGATAGAGGGACGCAGCTCAATACACTGTTTTATAAATTCAAG AGTAACGAAGTTACAAAGGAAAGTTTCTTACGACAAGCAAGGAATATTTTAGGTGAACGAATGATCTTATGGGCAGTTAGGAAACTGCAACAACAG GGAAACAAGGGGGTCAAAGTACCTGATGGCCCAAACCATTGCAGAGAGCCCTTTACTTCTGCTG ACCAATCCCTGATACAATCTTTAACTGAAGGCATCAGTGCTAAAAAATCTGACACTTGTGGAAGTCATGATAACCAACTACATTCAACAAGTTCGGACACCTTAAGCAGTTCAGCTAGTGTGCACGGATTACACAATTCTGAGAGACCAGTTTCTGTGAATGGTCCAGCTATGGTTCATGGTGGCCATATATTCCCCAACCAAAATAACTCATCCTTGCCTCTAAATCCGGCTCCTTGCCAAGGATCAGTCACCAAGGACCAGACAATGAGCAATGATCAGACAGTGGCCCACGTGAAGCAGAAATTGACTGATCAAAGCTTTGATCAGGTACGGAAGCCTTGTCCTGTGGTGCGGCAAGACGTGTCTAATGTTCCAATGGAACAGAGGAATGGTAACCCAAGGAGGTCAGATGATGACTTACTGAAGCAATCATCTGAAATGGTTTTATCAGCACCTACCACCCATGCAAACTTTGCCTCTCCTTCAGTGAAAACACAGCTGGACTCTAGCACAATG GTTAATTTCTCTGCCCCAGCTGCGACCATTCTCCCAGGAACTATTGTTAGAACGACACAAGGTCAGAAAAAAACTTTGGAGGCACAAGGTTCTTCGCTACCACCATTGAG TAAGAGGCAAAAACTATGTGAAACTTCTTTAGCTGGAAGTGATAAAAAGTTCAATGATGTTACTGAACTCAGTGGCATCAATCTTATG GAAGAGGAAAGAGAATTATTATCTTCTCTACCTAAAAAGGACAGTCGTGTTTTCAAATCATTTCGAAGAGTTGTGCATGAAGAAGAAGGAAGAACGATTTTGCAGAAAGTTCCACTACAGAGGAAGCTGGCAGAAATTA TGGCAAAAAGTGGTATAAAGCATATCAAGGATGATGTTGAGCGGTGCTTGTCTCTG TGTGTGGAGGAAAGGATGCGTGTATTGTTGTCTAATATAATCCGGACTTCAAAGCAG CGGACTAATCCCGAGAAGTGTAGAAATCGGATTTGTATCACATCTGATATCCGGAAACAAATCAACGAAATGAATCAGAAGGAAAAAGATGAACAGGAAAGGAAACATGGTGGAGAAGAAAAGCTTAAG AATGATACTGCAAAAGAAGATAAACGTTCAGAGCAAGTGAAG GCAGATAAGGAGCAAGCCGAAAAGAGAGCTAAGGCTGCAAATGATGCTGCCCTTGCATCCGTTGGAGGAGATAATGTGTTTTCGAAATGGAAACTTATGGCAGAAGCACGTCAGAAACCTTCTTCAGAGACAAGAAGAAACGCCAAAAAACTTTCTG GTGGTCAAAGATTAGGGAAGAAGAACCATGGTTCACCAAAAGTGGTCCGTTCAATCTCTGTGAAGGATGTTATTGCTGTTGTGGAAAAAGAGCCTCAGATGTCCAGATCGACGCTACTGTATCGCTTATACGATAGGATCTGCTCGTATGTTCCAACCCAAGATAAGACAGAGAAATTACTAATATCAAAGACAAGTCTTTCTAACATTTTTGTTTCTTCTTATTCCGCTGTAAGTGATACCATTACAAAATCCTAA
- the LOC106301994 gene encoding acanthoscurrin-2-like, with amino-acid sequence MGRVMLWFLVSLYLCFTGHMIGEAAREGAFMRGEGGSNEIGKSNRHVTRFKGQLTAGGYGGGGPGYGGYGPGGGGGGGGVVIGGGGGFGSGGGLGWDGGNRGGGPGNRSGGIGGGVIIGGGGGGCGGSCVGGGCGGSCGGGGGGGYGHDGVGMKGSGRN; translated from the coding sequence ATGGGCAGAGTGATGTTGTGGTTTCTTGTTTCCTTGTATTTATGCTTCACTGGCCATATGATTGGAGAGGCTGCAAGAGAAGGTGCGTTCATGAGAGGTGAAGGAGGATCCAATGAGATAGGAAAGAGTAACCGACACGTAACCAGGTTTAAGGGTCAACTCACAGCTGGTGGCTATGGCGGAGGTGGCCCGGGATATGGTGGATACGGACCAGGTGGTGGTGGTGGTGGTGGTGGTGTTGTGATCGGTGGTGGAGGTGGGTTTGGGTCCGGCGGTGGTTTAGGTTGGGATGGAGGCAACAGAGGAGGCGGTCCAGGAAACAGGTCAGGTGGTATTGGTGGTGGAGTCATCATTGGCGGTGGTGGTGGTGGGTGTGGCGGTTCATGTGTTGGTGGTGGGTGTGGCGGTTCATGCGGTGGTGGTGGTGGTGGAGGATATGGACACGATGGAGTTGGCATGAAGGGATCAGGCAGAAACTAG
- the LOC106301993 gene encoding transcription initiation factor TFIID subunit 4-like isoform X1 has translation MDPSLLKLLEEDDEDESMHSKEDVDAFQASLIREIEGGNHSWSQQFAAWNNGITQDANTNKLHILESTQMKEQQQQSVLGSQDRELKPEDESPVQHNHNLPQYHLQPGGLSENPSHVPQASDLQSRNNSVSTEPENPQPLYMKLQSISVQRAHGLEQPVGSVNLGPTQLQVGELFRLLRPQVDKDRGTQLNTLFYKFKSNEVTKESFLRQARNILGERMILWAVRKLQQQQGNKGVKVPDGPNHCREPFTSADQSLIQSLTEGISAKKSDTCGSHDNQLHSTSSDTLSSSASVHGLHNSERPVSVNGPAMVHGGHIFPNQNNSSLPLNPAPCQGSVTKDQTMSNDQTVAHVKQKLTDQSFDQVRKPCPVVRQDVSNVPMEQRNGNPRRSDDDLLKQSSEMVLSAPTTHANFASPSVKTQLDSSTMVNFSAPAATILPGTIVRTTQGQKKTLEAQGSSLPPLSKRQKLCETSLAGSDKKFNDVTELSGINLMEEERELLSSLPKKDSRVFKSFRRVVHEEEGRTILQKVPLQRKLAEIMAKSGIKHIKDDVERCLSLCVEERMRVLLSNIIRTSKQRTNPEKCRNRICITSDIRKQINEMNQKEKDEQERKHGGEEKLKNDTAKEDKRSEQVKADKEQAEKRAKAANDAALASVGGDNVFSKWKLMAEARQKPSSETRRNAKKLSGGQRLGKKNHGSPKVVRSISVKDVIAVVEKEPQMSRSTLLYRLYDRICSYVPTQDKTEKLLISKTSLSNIFVSSYSAVSDTITKS, from the exons ATGGATCCCTCCCTTTTGAAGCTCCTCGAAGAAGATGACGAG GATGAATCTATGCACTCGAAGGAAGACGTCGACGCCTTCCAGGCCTCTCTGATTCGAGAAATCGAAG GAGGAAATCATTCTTGGAGTCAGCAGTTTGCAGCATGGAATAATGGTATTACTCAAGATGCTAATACCAATAAGCTCCATATCCTTGAGAGCACTCAGATGAAAGAGCAACAACAACAATCTGTTTTAGGGAGTCAAGACCGAGAATTAAAGCCAGAAGATGAATCACCCGTACAGCACAACCACAACCTGCCTCAGTACCATCTACAACCAGGTGGACTCTCTGAGAATCCTTCCCATGTTCCCCAAGCAAGTGACTTGCAGTCTAGGAACAACTCTGTTAGTACTGAACCAGAAAACCCCCAACCTCTGTATATGAAACTGCAAAGCATAAGTGTTCAACGGGCTCATGGGTTGGAACAACCTGTTGGCTCTGTAAATCTTGGTCCAACACAACTACAAGTCGGTGAATTGTTTCGTCTATTGAGACCCCAAGTTGACAAAGATAGAGGGACGCAGCTCAATACACTGTTTTATAAATTCAAG AGTAACGAAGTTACAAAGGAAAGTTTCTTACGACAAGCAAGGAATATTTTAGGTGAACGAATGATCTTATGGGCAGTTAGGAAACTGCAACAACAG CAGGGAAACAAGGGGGTCAAAGTACCTGATGGCCCAAACCATTGCAGAGAGCCCTTTACTTCTGCTG ACCAATCCCTGATACAATCTTTAACTGAAGGCATCAGTGCTAAAAAATCTGACACTTGTGGAAGTCATGATAACCAACTACATTCAACAAGTTCGGACACCTTAAGCAGTTCAGCTAGTGTGCACGGATTACACAATTCTGAGAGACCAGTTTCTGTGAATGGTCCAGCTATGGTTCATGGTGGCCATATATTCCCCAACCAAAATAACTCATCCTTGCCTCTAAATCCGGCTCCTTGCCAAGGATCAGTCACCAAGGACCAGACAATGAGCAATGATCAGACAGTGGCCCACGTGAAGCAGAAATTGACTGATCAAAGCTTTGATCAGGTACGGAAGCCTTGTCCTGTGGTGCGGCAAGACGTGTCTAATGTTCCAATGGAACAGAGGAATGGTAACCCAAGGAGGTCAGATGATGACTTACTGAAGCAATCATCTGAAATGGTTTTATCAGCACCTACCACCCATGCAAACTTTGCCTCTCCTTCAGTGAAAACACAGCTGGACTCTAGCACAATG GTTAATTTCTCTGCCCCAGCTGCGACCATTCTCCCAGGAACTATTGTTAGAACGACACAAGGTCAGAAAAAAACTTTGGAGGCACAAGGTTCTTCGCTACCACCATTGAG TAAGAGGCAAAAACTATGTGAAACTTCTTTAGCTGGAAGTGATAAAAAGTTCAATGATGTTACTGAACTCAGTGGCATCAATCTTATG GAAGAGGAAAGAGAATTATTATCTTCTCTACCTAAAAAGGACAGTCGTGTTTTCAAATCATTTCGAAGAGTTGTGCATGAAGAAGAAGGAAGAACGATTTTGCAGAAAGTTCCACTACAGAGGAAGCTGGCAGAAATTA TGGCAAAAAGTGGTATAAAGCATATCAAGGATGATGTTGAGCGGTGCTTGTCTCTG TGTGTGGAGGAAAGGATGCGTGTATTGTTGTCTAATATAATCCGGACTTCAAAGCAG CGGACTAATCCCGAGAAGTGTAGAAATCGGATTTGTATCACATCTGATATCCGGAAACAAATCAACGAAATGAATCAGAAGGAAAAAGATGAACAGGAAAGGAAACATGGTGGAGAAGAAAAGCTTAAG AATGATACTGCAAAAGAAGATAAACGTTCAGAGCAAGTGAAG GCAGATAAGGAGCAAGCCGAAAAGAGAGCTAAGGCTGCAAATGATGCTGCCCTTGCATCCGTTGGAGGAGATAATGTGTTTTCGAAATGGAAACTTATGGCAGAAGCACGTCAGAAACCTTCTTCAGAGACAAGAAGAAACGCCAAAAAACTTTCTG GTGGTCAAAGATTAGGGAAGAAGAACCATGGTTCACCAAAAGTGGTCCGTTCAATCTCTGTGAAGGATGTTATTGCTGTTGTGGAAAAAGAGCCTCAGATGTCCAGATCGACGCTACTGTATCGCTTATACGATAGGATCTGCTCGTATGTTCCAACCCAAGATAAGACAGAGAAATTACTAATATCAAAGACAAGTCTTTCTAACATTTTTGTTTCTTCTTATTCCGCTGTAAGTGATACCATTACAAAATCCTAA
- the LOC106301993 gene encoding transcription initiation factor TFIID subunit 4-like isoform X3, which yields MDPSLLKLLEEDDEDESMHSKEDVDAFQASLIREIEGGNHSWSQQFAAWNNGITQDANTNKLHILESTQMKEQQQQSVLGSQDRELKPEDESPVQHNHNLPQYHLQPGGLSENPSHVPQASDLQSRNNSVSTEPENPQPLYMKLQSISVQRAHGLEQPVGSVNLGPTQLQVGELFRLLRPQVDKDRGTQLNTLFYKFKSNEVTKESFLRQARNILGERMILWAVRKLQQQGNKGVKVPDGPNHCREPFTSAGISAKKSDTCGSHDNQLHSTSSDTLSSSASVHGLHNSERPVSVNGPAMVHGGHIFPNQNNSSLPLNPAPCQGSVTKDQTMSNDQTVAHVKQKLTDQSFDQVRKPCPVVRQDVSNVPMEQRNGNPRRSDDDLLKQSSEMVLSAPTTHANFASPSVKTQLDSSTMVNFSAPAATILPGTIVRTTQGQKKTLEAQGSSLPPLSKRQKLCETSLAGSDKKFNDVTELSGINLMEEERELLSSLPKKDSRVFKSFRRVVHEEEGRTILQKVPLQRKLAEIMAKSGIKHIKDDVERCLSLCVEERMRVLLSNIIRTSKQRTNPEKCRNRICITSDIRKQINEMNQKEKDEQERKHGGEEKLKNDTAKEDKRSEQVKADKEQAEKRAKAANDAALASVGGDNVFSKWKLMAEARQKPSSETRRNAKKLSGGQRLGKKNHGSPKVVRSISVKDVIAVVEKEPQMSRSTLLYRLYDRICSYVPTQDKTEKLLISKTSLSNIFVSSYSAVSDTITKS from the exons ATGGATCCCTCCCTTTTGAAGCTCCTCGAAGAAGATGACGAG GATGAATCTATGCACTCGAAGGAAGACGTCGACGCCTTCCAGGCCTCTCTGATTCGAGAAATCGAAG GAGGAAATCATTCTTGGAGTCAGCAGTTTGCAGCATGGAATAATGGTATTACTCAAGATGCTAATACCAATAAGCTCCATATCCTTGAGAGCACTCAGATGAAAGAGCAACAACAACAATCTGTTTTAGGGAGTCAAGACCGAGAATTAAAGCCAGAAGATGAATCACCCGTACAGCACAACCACAACCTGCCTCAGTACCATCTACAACCAGGTGGACTCTCTGAGAATCCTTCCCATGTTCCCCAAGCAAGTGACTTGCAGTCTAGGAACAACTCTGTTAGTACTGAACCAGAAAACCCCCAACCTCTGTATATGAAACTGCAAAGCATAAGTGTTCAACGGGCTCATGGGTTGGAACAACCTGTTGGCTCTGTAAATCTTGGTCCAACACAACTACAAGTCGGTGAATTGTTTCGTCTATTGAGACCCCAAGTTGACAAAGATAGAGGGACGCAGCTCAATACACTGTTTTATAAATTCAAG AGTAACGAAGTTACAAAGGAAAGTTTCTTACGACAAGCAAGGAATATTTTAGGTGAACGAATGATCTTATGGGCAGTTAGGAAACTGCAACAACAG GGAAACAAGGGGGTCAAAGTACCTGATGGCCCAAACCATTGCAGAGAGCCCTTTACTTCTGCTG GCATCAGTGCTAAAAAATCTGACACTTGTGGAAGTCATGATAACCAACTACATTCAACAAGTTCGGACACCTTAAGCAGTTCAGCTAGTGTGCACGGATTACACAATTCTGAGAGACCAGTTTCTGTGAATGGTCCAGCTATGGTTCATGGTGGCCATATATTCCCCAACCAAAATAACTCATCCTTGCCTCTAAATCCGGCTCCTTGCCAAGGATCAGTCACCAAGGACCAGACAATGAGCAATGATCAGACAGTGGCCCACGTGAAGCAGAAATTGACTGATCAAAGCTTTGATCAGGTACGGAAGCCTTGTCCTGTGGTGCGGCAAGACGTGTCTAATGTTCCAATGGAACAGAGGAATGGTAACCCAAGGAGGTCAGATGATGACTTACTGAAGCAATCATCTGAAATGGTTTTATCAGCACCTACCACCCATGCAAACTTTGCCTCTCCTTCAGTGAAAACACAGCTGGACTCTAGCACAATG GTTAATTTCTCTGCCCCAGCTGCGACCATTCTCCCAGGAACTATTGTTAGAACGACACAAGGTCAGAAAAAAACTTTGGAGGCACAAGGTTCTTCGCTACCACCATTGAG TAAGAGGCAAAAACTATGTGAAACTTCTTTAGCTGGAAGTGATAAAAAGTTCAATGATGTTACTGAACTCAGTGGCATCAATCTTATG GAAGAGGAAAGAGAATTATTATCTTCTCTACCTAAAAAGGACAGTCGTGTTTTCAAATCATTTCGAAGAGTTGTGCATGAAGAAGAAGGAAGAACGATTTTGCAGAAAGTTCCACTACAGAGGAAGCTGGCAGAAATTA TGGCAAAAAGTGGTATAAAGCATATCAAGGATGATGTTGAGCGGTGCTTGTCTCTG TGTGTGGAGGAAAGGATGCGTGTATTGTTGTCTAATATAATCCGGACTTCAAAGCAG CGGACTAATCCCGAGAAGTGTAGAAATCGGATTTGTATCACATCTGATATCCGGAAACAAATCAACGAAATGAATCAGAAGGAAAAAGATGAACAGGAAAGGAAACATGGTGGAGAAGAAAAGCTTAAG AATGATACTGCAAAAGAAGATAAACGTTCAGAGCAAGTGAAG GCAGATAAGGAGCAAGCCGAAAAGAGAGCTAAGGCTGCAAATGATGCTGCCCTTGCATCCGTTGGAGGAGATAATGTGTTTTCGAAATGGAAACTTATGGCAGAAGCACGTCAGAAACCTTCTTCAGAGACAAGAAGAAACGCCAAAAAACTTTCTG GTGGTCAAAGATTAGGGAAGAAGAACCATGGTTCACCAAAAGTGGTCCGTTCAATCTCTGTGAAGGATGTTATTGCTGTTGTGGAAAAAGAGCCTCAGATGTCCAGATCGACGCTACTGTATCGCTTATACGATAGGATCTGCTCGTATGTTCCAACCCAAGATAAGACAGAGAAATTACTAATATCAAAGACAAGTCTTTCTAACATTTTTGTTTCTTCTTATTCCGCTGTAAGTGATACCATTACAAAATCCTAA